A single Megachile rotundata isolate GNS110a chromosome 9, iyMegRotu1, whole genome shotgun sequence DNA region contains:
- the LOC100879116 gene encoding c-Myc-binding protein isoform X2, whose protein sequence is MPPDSKREEFRKYLERAGVMDALTKVLVSLYEEPEKPEDALEYIRQNLGGITEVDIEMETLKKELEEAKAQIVTLKEKLVKYEPTEAKLNAITNIDSSL, encoded by the exons ATG CCACCTGATTCTAAAAGAGAAGAATTTCGAAAATACCTTGAAAGGGCAGGGGTTATGGATGCTCTTACAAAGGTACTTGTGTCTTTGTACGAAGAACCAGAAAAACCTGAAGATGCATTAGA ATATATCCGTCAAAATTTAGGAGGAATTACCGAAGTTGATATTGAAATGgaaacattaaaaaaagaattggaAGAAGCTAAAGCtcaaattgttacattaaaGGAAAAACTGGTAAAATATGAACCAACTGAAG caaAATTGAACGCAATTACAAACATAGACTCTAGTTTGTAA
- the LOC100878892 gene encoding uncharacterized protein LOC100878892 yields MKLFRSNQLNRQTNMMADFCYTNPTIVPGELLSRRGFSMYSGSDNFNDDFGTKKDYYGTYHEARSKF; encoded by the coding sequence ATGAAATTATTCAGGTCCAATCAACTGAATAGACAAACGAACATGATGGCGGACTTTTGTTACACAAATCCGACGATCGTGCCAGGGGAACTATTATCTCGTCGTGGATTCTCCATGTACAGCGGTTCCGATAACTTTAACGACGATTTCGGAACGAAGAAAGACTATTATGGGACTTATCACGAGGCACGatcgaaattttaa
- the LOC100879005 gene encoding transmembrane protein 267, whose amino-acid sequence MFLVKRDIFLNVLLTGAIGVCSFIGDQGLKYGKTVVQRAIFDNVTHAIVGGLTWAVILNLSKLSLIHNLRSIFCCFCLSSFIDVDHFIAACSWKINDATHLEKRPFLHCTTVPISLWFIFNFYSNVLNYPKFSYYSWIILASFLSHHIRDATRRGLWFCPIGSTQPIPYYLYLIMSMMLPHVLQWLMISFIHESRTHNATLIDVV is encoded by the exons ATGTTTCTAGTAAAGAGAGACATTTTTTTAAACGTGTTATTGACTGGTGCTATAGGCGTTTGTTCGTTCATCGGAGATCAAGGTTTGAAATACGGAAAAACCGTTGTACAACGCGCGATTTTTGACAACGTTACTCACGCAATAGTCGGTGGTCTTACTTGGGCAGTGATTTTAAACTTGTCAAAACTGTCACTTATTCATAATCTAAGAAGTATCTTCTGCTGCTTTTGTTTGTCGTCTTTTATCGATGTAGATCACTTTATCGCAGCATGTAGTTGGAAGATAAAT GATGCTACACACTTAGAAAAACGGCCATTCCTACATTGTACCACTGTTCCAATATCATTGTGGttcatattcaatttttactcAAATGTTCTTAATTATCCAAAATTCAGCTATTACTCATGGATTATCTTAGCAAGTTTTTTGAGTCATCACATACGAGATGCTACAAGGAGGGGTTTATGGTTCTGTCCTATTGGTTCTACACAGCCTATtccatattatttatatttaatcatgAGCATGATGCTTCCTCATGTGCTACAGTGGCTCATGATCTCCTTTATACATGAATCTAGGACTCACAATGCAACGCTAATTGATGTTgtgtaa
- the LOC100879116 gene encoding c-Myc-binding protein isoform X1: MSNFKPPDSKREEFRKYLERAGVMDALTKVLVSLYEEPEKPEDALEYIRQNLGGITEVDIEMETLKKELEEAKAQIVTLKEKLVKYEPTEAKLNAITNIDSSL; encoded by the exons atgtcaaattttaag CCACCTGATTCTAAAAGAGAAGAATTTCGAAAATACCTTGAAAGGGCAGGGGTTATGGATGCTCTTACAAAGGTACTTGTGTCTTTGTACGAAGAACCAGAAAAACCTGAAGATGCATTAGA ATATATCCGTCAAAATTTAGGAGGAATTACCGAAGTTGATATTGAAATGgaaacattaaaaaaagaattggaAGAAGCTAAAGCtcaaattgttacattaaaGGAAAAACTGGTAAAATATGAACCAACTGAAG caaAATTGAACGCAATTACAAACATAGACTCTAGTTTGTAA
- the mgr gene encoding prefoldin subunit mgr, whose translation MEDGDNKTDVGQDKEKKSYAGIPEADFVDDVDAFMAKPENESTDKVLQMLDENHGKYKFIEYNLVNKRRRLKAQIPDLERSLEMIKKLQQEKDNSRELETQFLLSEQVYAKAIIPPTDKVCLWLGANVMLEYTLDDAQEMLTKNIEAAKRNLSYVEHDLDFVRDQFTTTEVNMARIYNWEVKRRQAAKPT comes from the exons ATGGAAGACGGTGACAATAAAACGGACGTTGGTCAGGATAAAGAGAAAAAGTCGTACGCCGGAATACCGGAGGCCGATTTTGTA GACGATGTCGACGCGTTTATGGCAAAACCTGAAAATGAATCGACGGACAAAGTACTCCAAATGCTGGATGAAAATCATGGCAAATATAAATTCATAGAATATAACTTGGTGAACAAGAGGAGAAGACTGAAAGCACAAATCCCGGATTTAGAAAGATCATTGGAAATGATTAAGAAATTACAACAAGAAAAGGACAACAGCAGAGAATTGGAAACTCAATTTCTTTTATCAGAACAAGTTTATGCAAAAGCTATTATTCCACCTACCGATAAAGTATGTTTATGGTTAGGGGCAAATGTTATGTTAGAATATACCTTGGATGATGCACAAGAAatgttaacaaaaaatattgaagcTGCAAAAAGAAACTTAAGTTATGTGGAGCACGATTTAGATTTTGTCAGAGATCAATTTACAACAACTGAAGTAAACATGGCACGCATTTATAATTGGGAAGTAAAACGCAGACAAGCTGCTAAACCAACATGA
- the LOC100879116 gene encoding c-Myc-binding protein isoform X3, with product MSNFKPPDSKREEFRKYLERAGVMDALTKVLVSLYEEPEKPEDALEYIRQNLGGITEVDIEMETLKKELEEAKAQIVTLKEKLVKYEPTEGAE from the exons atgtcaaattttaag CCACCTGATTCTAAAAGAGAAGAATTTCGAAAATACCTTGAAAGGGCAGGGGTTATGGATGCTCTTACAAAGGTACTTGTGTCTTTGTACGAAGAACCAGAAAAACCTGAAGATGCATTAGA ATATATCCGTCAAAATTTAGGAGGAATTACCGAAGTTGATATTGAAATGgaaacattaaaaaaagaattggaAGAAGCTAAAGCtcaaattgttacattaaaGGAAAAACTGGTAAAATATGAACCAACTGAAGGTGCGGAGTAA